ATTTTAGACAGTGCGAGCAAGCATggcattttcatacatttagtGTGATCATTCAAACAATTTGTAGTTTCCATTAGTTTTGTTGTATCCTACTTTAGAATATAATTCATGTTtgccaaaaagaagaaacatcatatttgtgttaaagaaaaacatttggggTATTTGTGAGTAAGCTGACACTTGTCTTCATGCCCTATCTCACCTTTTATTCTCAAGACCATTACCGTGCTCTCATCACGGTGTTAAAATTTTGAACTGCACCAGAGACGAAATGGACAGCAGTCGTGTATaaatgaaaggacaaaaatgtAAGAACGTGAAGTAGTTCATCTTAAGAGTAACTCACTACAAATACGCAGCTCAAATTTGTCAATGCGGGGAAAATTCGTTGATAACAGTTTGATTTGGAGTTTCTCCAAAGTACTGTGCATATTCCAAAATCTGTAAATGATGGTCCTGTTTTCCCAAATGTGctgtgttgacttttttttttttcttcattaatccCATGTTATTGTCTCTCTCATGTCTCAGGttcaaaaatgtcatgtttgacatttcacCTACTGAGGAAGTTGGGGATTTTGAGGTGAAGGCTAAGTTTATGGGAGTTGAGATGGAAAAAGTTCAGCTTCATTTCCAGGTAAACATTTCCCAACTTTCCACGAAATAAAGCAGTTTGCTACTAAAACTTGATGACAGATGGTTAAATTTCCTGTTCCCCTCATTGGACTACTATCAtggaaataaagcaaatattttccagttcagacacattttttgtgatgagcctatatttttttttctgactatgaaaaaaacatttgagagAAAAACTACTGGAGACTataataatttatcaaataattgAATTTACTTCCATCGCCAagcattattatatattatattatataaccTGCCAAATTGGAGTTTGTCATTGCatgggttttattttgtgtccaGGACCTCCTTCAGCTGCAGTACGAAGGCGTGGCCGTCATGAAGATGTTTGACAAAGCCAAAGTGAATGTAAATTTGCTCATTTTCCTCCTAAACAAGAAATTCTATGGAAAATGAGAAAGTAaagagcaagagggagaaaGCAACAGGAGCGGCGGAGGAAACAGATTGTGCCTTCTGACAGTACTGAGTTTGTTGACCAACATtaattttgtcagaaaacatctgATGGCTCAggacagtgttttgtttcatctggTTATAATTTGATTGATCAcaccaaaatgaaatgtagttGTTGTCCAATTAAATATATccattctgtatttttccacgTGGTgattgtaaatgtaatgtatttttaagaattaaatTGTAATGGTTTTTcatgtatttgtatgtaaaagATACTAGAAAACACCCTGTTACTGTTACCTTGTATGCTGAAAAAACTTTAAGGGTTTGATGGAAATTTCAGATGCTCTCAGTTCAGGAATGGAGCTGTGGAGCAACTTTCCAGCCAGCCTTGGTGGCTGGATGAAATAATGTAGTTTACCAGTGCCTTTTTAATTAAAGCGGTTCAAGACAcatgttttaattaataaaacatttaaaacctttaaaagcTGCATCTGGTGTATTTTACGTGTTTATCAGGATATGTGATTTCTAATGCTTGAACGTGCATGATAAATTACACATGCCCAAAATTATttgacccccccctccccccaatgGGTCGTACACTTTAGTATTATTTTATCTGTCTTTAACACGCCTGTATCAACAAATGGCTTCGAGGAAAAATATTTCCGTGGGAGGATTAAGGTCAATGGCAGCCTACTCATGCCATCCTGTCTCTGTATTGGGCGGAGGAGGCGGTGTGCCGTGAGGGGGAGGCGTATCCACACTGGACTGCAAGACCAGGTCCGAGGTTGGCAGGAGAAACGCTGGAGCGACTCTCCCAGCAAGCGCATAATTCCCACACGCTTATCCAGAGGACGCAGAGCAAAGCCATGGTTCACCTGGCGGCAGCGTTGTTGCTATCGTTTTCCCTCCAGAGCTCGGCGCTCCCCTCCCGAAATGGTAAGTTGCGCTCTTAACCACAAACTTTGCGCGAAAGTTTACGCTTGTTCATGACAGATGGTTGGGTCTATTAATAAGATAAATGCAGGAGAAAGTGACATTTGGTATGTTTGTATGTCAGCCGTCTGATCGAAAATAAACGCGGCATCTCCTGTTCATACAGTTGCTTCAGCGGAACGACGCAGTGGCCCATAATTCCCCTTACAACATGCTATAGCCTATACTGTGGGCTAGACTACTGGAAACGTAGGAATGACCCTGCTATCACCTTTCCAGCATTGGCTCGGAAAATTTGGTTACTACAGCTGCAGGAGTCCGACAGTAATCGGGAACTCAAACCAGAATTTGTTTTAGACCTATAGGTTTCTGACCTGTTATTCTGTCTAATGACAATGTTGGAAAAGAACTCGGTACATATACTTAAGTACCATTcggaggtacttgtactttacttaaatatttcaattgtATGCGAATTAATAGCCTACATCTACTCCACTTCGTTTATTTGATAGTTACAGCTTTGCAGGTTAAGATTTTACCTAGGAAACATAATCAGCTTGTAATATATGAATCATTGCTAGACTAACCAACAATATATCAAGTAGTTAAAATCAGATCCCCTCAGacatttaaatgctgcttacatgtcGATGCATCAGTAGTAAtgcaataatataataatcaacACTTTGTAAGggtatttgaaaatgaaagtaactTTTGCTGATATTATGTTTGTACTGAAGTAACATTTTGAGGGCagtacttgtaatggagtatttttacaatgcggcattactacttttactgaagtacagAATCCAAATACTTCCGATACCACTGGTCATGGAAGGTTATGAAAGGGTcaccagtgtaaaaaaaaagaaaaagaaaaaacacccacTCGGCCCCCTGGGCATCTCTCTGCTGCCTTTGAAGCATAGCGAGGTAAGTGTGGCTTAAAATACGATGATTAATACTAAAATACCTCCAGTCTATAACTGTACTAACCTTGTTACGATGAAGCTTTCCCACTTATTTCTGGATTTAtgtaaagaggaaaagacagtaACATGTATTCTGTTCTGCTTCTCTGTTCTGTCCGTCTTTAAAgcttcactgctgctgccacgGACTTTTTCTGGTCACTTTATAATGGTCACGGATGAGCCCGTGGACTACGTTGAGCTGTCTGCGTTAGACAGTTTCGGGGACGACGCGGGGTCTGGCTCAGGATTGGGGCAGGAGCCGGTGAAAAGACACGGCCACCACGGCCCACACCGTCATCCCCAGAAACGCTATTTTGTCTCAGAAGAGGCTAAAGGTTTTCTCCAGGGTCGCCTGGCAACAAGCTTTGTCCCCACCGTCTACACCCTTGTCTTCATCATCAGCGTGCCCCTCAACCTTGTTACTGTGGTGATGTTTGTGCATCACATCCGTCCCAGAAAACCAGCGGTGATCTACATGCTGAACCTGGCCTGCGCTGACCTGCTGTTTGGCCTACTGCTTCCTTTCAAGATTGCCTACCATTACCACGGCAACAACTGGATCTATGGCTCCTTCATGTGCAGAGTTGTCACAGCAGCCTTCTACTGCAACATGTACTGCTCCGTCCTGCTCATAATGTGCATCAGCATCGACCGTTTCCTGGCCGTTGTTTACCCCATGAACTCGCTGATGTGGCGCAGCTCTCAGACAGCTTCAGCTGTGTGTGCTGCCATGTGGCTGTTGGCCCTCGGAGGAGTATCCCCTCTGCTGATCTCAGGACAGACCCTCTTTTTGTCAGACCTGGGCATCACCACCTGCCATGATGTGCAGGATGTGGAAAAACTACAAACTTACTATCTTTACTTTTTCCCCATCTactcctctgtcttcttcttcatccCTCTGGTCTTCACTGTTGTCTGTTATGTACGTATTATCCAGGCTCTGGCAGCAGCCAATGTGGAGAACCGCTCCAGGAAGACTCGGGCTGTAGTGATGGCTGTGATCGTGTTGGTGGTGTTTGTGGTCTGCTTCACCCCCACCAACATCATCCTGATGGTTCACTATGTTCAGCTGTCCCACAAGTCCGCCAACAGTTCCTACCAGGCGTACCTGCTCTCCATGTGTGTAGGCAGCCTCAGCTGCTGTCTGGATCCATTCCTCTATTACTTTGGCTCCTCGCAGTGCCAGAAGCAGGTGGCAGCGCTCTTCAGTCGTAGGCGACTGGCAAGGGCTGAGAGCAGCTCAGAGACACAAAGTACAAGGACCAGTGGGCGGACAGAGAGCAGCAGGTTATGCAAGCTGGAGAGCGTTCAAACTGGTCTGGGGAGCCATTACAGCAGGCTGGTGGCTTAAGTGCAGGGACATGAGGAGGCCGCCTCTGAGAGACTTCAAACTCGCACACAAACCCGCAGCATAGTACATCAATATGTACTTGAAACATTACTAAGGAAATGCTTGGGTTGGATCAAAAGAAATACCACAACTATACCtgtttactgttactgttgtttttttttgtgttcaaatTTACTATATcgttttgatgaaaaaaaaaaaggtattttggTGTAGAAGTTCAGTGTATCCAGTGCCTTGTACttcaggattttattttatatgtaa
Above is a genomic segment from Xiphias gladius isolate SHS-SW01 ecotype Sanya breed wild chromosome 19, ASM1685928v1, whole genome shotgun sequence containing:
- the f2r gene encoding proteinase-activated receptor 1, yielding MVHLAAALLLSFSLQSSALPSRNASLLLPRTFSGHFIMVTDEPVDYVELSALDSFGDDAGSGSGLGQEPVKRHGHHGPHRHPQKRYFVSEEAKGFLQGRLATSFVPTVYTLVFIISVPLNLVTVVMFVHHIRPRKPAVIYMLNLACADLLFGLLLPFKIAYHYHGNNWIYGSFMCRVVTAAFYCNMYCSVLLIMCISIDRFLAVVYPMNSLMWRSSQTASAVCAAMWLLALGGVSPLLISGQTLFLSDLGITTCHDVQDVEKLQTYYLYFFPIYSSVFFFIPLVFTVVCYVRIIQALAAANVENRSRKTRAVVMAVIVLVVFVVCFTPTNIILMVHYVQLSHKSANSSYQAYLLSMCVGSLSCCLDPFLYYFGSSQCQKQVAALFSRRRLARAESSSETQSTRTSGRTESSRLCKLESVQTGLGSHYSRLVA